The DNA window gtacatgcataatattaggcaggtggtcataatgttatggctgatcggtgtacatgcataatattaggcaggtggtcataatgttatggctgatcggtgtacatgcataatattaggcaggtggtcataatgttatggctgatcagtgtacatgcataatattaggcaggtggtcataatgttatcgctgatcggtgtacatgcataatattaggcaggtggtcataatgttatggctgatcagtgtacatgcataatattaggcaggtggtcataatgttatggctgatcggtgtacatgcataatattaggcaggtggtcataatgttatggctgatcggtgtacatgcataatattaggcaggtggttataatgttatggctgatcagtgtacctCGGAGTGCTTTTCAGGGTTTAAAAAAAGATCCAGAATACAGTAATTGATTAATGTGAATTAGGTTACTTTTTCCCCCCAACCATGACCTGTTTAAGACCTGACCAGGAATCTGATCATGGCAAAAGGAATGCAGTACAAAAAAGTATAAAGATTGCTGCATTTACTACTGTAAATCACTCaggattaaaatgtaaaaatctaTGATTCTGACCTatataagaaatgttttcatcaCCACTGATTTACTGCTTACTCATGCAGTTGCATTCTGTATAATATATCTAAACAGTTTAGTCacaaggttgttttttttttgtttatagaTGCGTTAACCACAGACCTGAGCTCTAAATCATTTAAGGTTAATCAatgttcattaaataaaatgttcagctcTTGATGAACTGTCTTTAAATGGATTGTGTACCTATTcattcaaatgcatttactaatttaGTGATTGATGGcttttttttataataggtgataaaaaatatgtatgaatTCTATAGGACAAATAAGCTTCAGGAAAACTGACACAGTCAAGGCTAAATTCTATGTCTTTAGGTCATGGCCCAGATTGGCATTGGTGGAAGTTATGATATCAGGGAACTCTACAGCCAATTTGTAATCCCAAAAGAATACAACAAAACAAAGCACAGATTAATGTAGTGTCTATATGTTATGCAAATGAACCAATAGTACTATAATCATGTGACTGTCATACAACGTTTGATCACTTCCATTGGAACGCTGATTAACTCTTTGGCCATCCCCCTTACAATAATGACTAATGTATTGTATTTGAGAGCAAACTGATGTATCTAATAATCGAGGTTTACAGAAACTACATCACTCTCCACCAGGTAAGTCCCTGTCTTCATCAGTTTGTTTCACCAATCTTTACGACtgcatttgagagaaataaaaaaaaaaaatctattttgtaaGTATTTCATTTCAGGATCATTTTGGAAAacctattttattattttgtaaaacagcTTATTGTCTCATCACTTCTACAGTACATGCTTACTAGACATGTCTGTAATGCATCAATACTTAAGATGTTATTCATTTAAAGTATCCTCTTTGTTTGGAATTAATTTGGAATAAATTAAAAAGAACAACATTGAATATGTATAATTTCAGTGTATTTGAGTTAAATTTGGAGAACTTCCACAGGCTAATGTGTGATAACAAACAAAATATCCACATAAACAAAACGCAATGATAATACCATCACATttgattgaatacaggttttGTGAATACAGGCATCATTCAAGTGTCACTAAAACCCCAGCCTGTCTTCATGCAGATGGATGCTGTATTCCTCAACATGTTTCTGGTACCTGTGCTGCTTCTgggctgcgtgtgtgtgctgcCTCTCCATGGCCAGAAGCCAGGACAGGTGGACCCATTGACTCTGAACAGGGCTTCACAGTGCTGGACCTCCTCCTCGGAACTCCTTCTGGAGATGCGCTCCCCGAGGATTGCCGACACTGTGCCTGCCTTCTGGGACCTGATGGTGTTCCTCAAGTCATCAGACAACAGGAAGCACAGTGCTCTATTTTGGGACCTAGCCCAGGTGTTTTGGGACATCTATGTGGATTGTGTCATGTCTCGGACCCATGGACTAGGGAGGCGCCAGCTGAAACGGCCCCGTGAGCAGATCACTGCCACGCGCTCTCTCATCACTGACAGTAAGTCTCTTGTCTGACAGTTTTCCCTCAAGACAAAAAACAGGGTTAAACGAGCTGTTCATGTAGGAGAGACCTTTTTTGGAGGTTCCAAGGAGCATCTTTTTGTTCCAAGTAGAAcccttttcttttcaatgtACTAACACAGGTTCCTCTATCCCAGATACAtttttgggtgatttctttACTGAATTGAGTTTACGGAATGGGGATTGATACTTTTTAAGGAGGAAATAGCTATTTGTCTTTTGCAATTAATAATAAGGCTGATCGCAGTGATTGCAGCAGGGTTAATGGGCTATGTGAGACAGCTATTGTGTGTTGTTTCACATCTGTATGTCATATCAAATTGCAAATGGGATCTGCTGTGTACACAATACTAGGCTGATGTATAAAACATTCAGCAGTAATCATTCCATCTTTCTATCTATCTTACAGAATCTTTTATTCAGGACACCAACTACTCTAAACTGAAGGAGTCTGCTCAAGGCTGCCTTAAGATCCAGGTTCAGCATTTTGGACCAGGCGTTTTAAGACACATCCTTTGTGCCAGGGGTATTAAGAGGAGATCAATTTTTTAACAATACATAATGGTTGAACAACCAGGTCCCAAtaatttatttctatttttattgtgtttaatAAAACTGTAAATTGCAGTActtctttgtgtgttttcatgaaTGTACAGTCTGTGTGTGGTACAGCTACATTGCAACATGAGGTAGAAAGTTTGCCATCGCCCATAGGAAGAGTCAATATATCAGCCGACAATACTTTGCAAGAATTAACATCTGTGTTTCAGGGATTAAAGGAAGACCTTTGAACAATTGGAAATGGGATGAATCCTATTGTACAGGCATGAGGGAAAGCAGAAAAGGCTATTGGGAGCATGACTCCCTAAAAACACAGCATTTTTTCTATACATTGGATTACATTCTGGTGTTGTGCTCTATAATGGACACAGTGCCCACTGAAGTGAGCTAAAGTTACCCAATGCACtttaatgtaaattattttcttaCTAGACAATACCTTATGGGGAAGAAAGAAGAATCAGATGTTCAAGAGAATTTGATCCTAATCCCTCATTTACCGGTTGCTAGATACCTTTATTGTCAAACAACTTTGACCTAAATCtggatattttttaaatatgagtTTCTGTCGCTCAACTGGTTATGTGTGCTGTGCTCTCCCTAAATGCATCCAGTACATTGactgccctccagaattattggcaacatcactaaatgaaaaaaaaggaactaaatatgaaaatgtctttgtttttaataTCATTACTGCTTGATGATGTGGTTTTTCTATGGTGCCATTCATTCTGGAGTGCACTCCAAATATAACAGCCCTGCCAAAATACTGGCACTGACACTGTTGAACATTGTtgtattacaaaaaatatgctgaaatttagcattttctttTCTATCTTTCTCATAGATGGGTGATGTGTGTTGTGGAAAATTGTTCCCTTTTTCCCTTCAACATGTTGAAACAACTCAGGACTTTATTCAGACTTTATTTACTATAGGGGTATGTTTTTACAACACTGTTTCACAAAAGTCTCAAAATGGGCAAAAAACTAAAGACCAAAATTAACTAGAActacaataataattaaaaataatcaaTATAATCAGACTTTAACAAAATTGCTAATACTCAAACATAAAATAGATATAAAGAgtgtataaataattaaaatacaactcCCCTCTCCCCATGTCCAGTCAAATGTCTCCTGGCTGTTACAGTCATGGATGTAGGAGCCTCAATGTTCTGTGtgcctctctccattcctccaagCTCTCCTTGACTCTGGTGCAActggaaccatcagtgtccaatattttaattttgaccCCAAACTAGTCTTTCATAGGTCTGGGTTTGGTTGGCCTTGGCCTTGGAATGATCTGGGCCACCTGTCAGTGTTGCATGATTCAGGACACCTACTTAGTGaaaaacaaagatggaatctcgcacaacacaaagttaaaaccTTGACTATAGAGTTTAGCATCATCTAATTAAATTGACAGCTTTGCGTTAACCAACAATTATAAACTCCAATCTCATATCTATCTTTTCTTAATGTCCTATAATGAGAATTTTTACACTTGTTCCATAAGCGTAGCACacactttctttctcttcttttatAGTGAACTTTAAATCACAGATCACCCAGATATACGgaacaaataacacaaataaGCAAGCATGGCACACCTGTGGGTATTACCGCTATTTCTTCCAACACATCCTCATCCTGTGATCAACTTGCGTGCCTGTCATTTAGTGTCAATCCCTCAGTACCTCTCTATGCTCTAAATTAGAATGTTAGGTGCTTCCCCCTTTTTTTTATCCTAGCAAGTTTCTCCCTtttctgggatggcagacaATAGCTGAGCTCCTCATACTATCCTTTAACTGGACTCAGTCAAACTCAGCTAACAGACCATTGGCCTATGCAATATCTGCAAACAACCGAATGACTTTCTTGTGACACATCTGCCCCAAAATCTTCATCTGTGACTATTTTATGGctattttccttcttttttccaCATATCTATTTCACAACACACTCGCCTTTCCTTCCTCACTTTTGTTTGGAAAGATGTAATTTTAATCTATCCATTTACCATATTTGATCTTCTAATATAAAGATAAAaccatttctctgtctctggtaGCCCTACTGGCtctgtttttcttctcatttaCTCTTATCTATACACGCTATGTACATCACTCCCAAGGAGTCTTCTTTTATACACACTTTCTCTttcgcacacacattcacactcacagCCTACTGGTCCCTGCCTCCTTCCTGATCCACAGAAGGACGTTACCATTCAGTTCTTCTTACACTCTCAACTTTTTAACCCTCATAGAGCCAACCTCCTCCTGTTGCCCTTTGCAGGGAAGACGTTATCTTATAAGGCGTCACAAACTTCTGTAGGTCCAGCCCTCTTTTATACACACCACAGAGATCAACACACTTAAACCCATCCATGGGACATGACTTCCTGCCAAAAGCAGACCTGCTAGGTGACCAAACCTAGTGCGGTATTCGACAGGACTCCTTATTTGTAACTCTCGGACTTATTTGCAAATGTTATTTACAATGTGTTAGCGGGCATACACCTAACACTGAATTCAAAACTCCATCCTTTTACGAAAACATAGTTTGTAAATTCGGTGAGACCTTACGTGGTGTCTGCCTGCACGGCCTGGTGGGTCAAGTCACACAAACTAGTATGCTAACGGTAAGAACATGCTCACCTCTCAACGTGGCCACGTGATGTTTGTGCAACCTGACCCACAGCGCCTCAGCAGTCATCGACCAGGTGTCCCTTGTCCAATCTCAGCAGTGATCAAAACATAGTTTGTTAATTTGGAGAGATCCATTTGGTGTCACTGGGCCATATCAGCGTTGCCTCCAATTGTGTTCTGGAAAATGGTTCCCTTTTTCCCACCAGCATATTGAAACAACTAAGGAGTTTGTAAATTCAATAATAGGCTTTATTAAGGTAATAAAGCTGTGCTggtctgcagagcaaccaaccCATGTTGGTCTGTAGAACAACCTGCTTCATAGCATCAGACACATATTTGTATACAGTTTTGTTATTCAATGATATTATGCCTTCCCATTATGCTAATATATGGACGAATCCTTCTTGAATTTTCCACCATTGGCGGCGTGATGGTGGTGTGATAAGAAGATG is part of the Esox lucius isolate fEsoLuc1 chromosome 16, fEsoLuc1.pri, whole genome shotgun sequence genome and encodes:
- the fam237a gene encoding protein FAM237A gives rise to the protein MQMDAVFLNMFLVPVLLLGCVCVLPLHGQKPGQVDPLTLNRASQCWTSSSELLLEMRSPRIADTVPAFWDLMVFLKSSDNRKHSALFWDLAQVFWDIYVDCVMSRTHGLGRRQLKRPREQITATRSLITDKSFIQDTNYSKLKESAQGCLKIQVQHFGPGVLRHILCARGIKRRSIF